One Sphingobacteruim zhuxiongii DNA window includes the following coding sequences:
- a CDS encoding ComEA family DNA-binding protein codes for MIVFVGLILLFLGLSSIVIAQEAEENYVENIANSSLEEEQIHEGLIEHQEYLEELRRKPINLNQVDRASLQKIPFLSFYQIEQFLRHRELAGDFISIYELQAIAGFDIETVEMLLPLVTINESTRLIPPSSSISKGKGYIMSSIARQLEIKRGFQISDTLRSRYLGDPNRILVRIRHKIQNRYYLSINAKKDPGEPFFNRKQRYGFDYYSGSLLAKDVGRMEKLVIGDYNLQFGQGLTLWSGGQFTRGNAVLQTTSLGAGIRQHTGMRESGYFRGIALTTKFRRTKLTPFVSYNALTGNLASREGATVITGFNASGLHRTAYELRNRRAVKQRVYGLNAEYDKSRLKMGITYLGTDFKHDVSPSQQAYNEYRFKGRHLRQLGIYGQYTSLNTFFYGETAHSINTGWAHMMGSVVSLGKKFSVGINYRNYQSNYHQFYAEGYGRLSTLGNERGVYFALRYHPSRSWDLSTAIDFHKFPDLRYRARLPSQGSLFYSQIQRIWYKRGAIALRYQHREYEENYLAKFKVYDELAKVKKDQIRINFHYKISTNWEIANRVEFTHFSKSMEHKQNGVLAYQDFQWQDVEKRWKASVRMIYFDIDSYNARIYSFERDMLYSLSFPFYYHRGARLYINQRVKLNKKWAIWAKVGWTRYFDQDSYGSALI; via the coding sequence ATGATAGTTTTTGTTGGCTTAATACTCTTATTTTTAGGACTCAGTTCTATTGTTATTGCTCAAGAGGCGGAAGAGAATTATGTTGAAAATATCGCCAATTCTAGTCTCGAGGAAGAGCAAATACATGAAGGTTTGATAGAGCACCAAGAGTATCTTGAAGAACTTAGACGTAAGCCAATTAATCTAAATCAAGTAGATCGTGCAAGCCTTCAAAAAATACCTTTTTTAAGTTTTTATCAAATCGAGCAATTTCTACGACACAGAGAGCTCGCTGGTGATTTTATTTCCATTTATGAGCTACAAGCGATTGCTGGTTTTGACATCGAAACGGTAGAAATGCTGCTGCCACTCGTCACAATTAATGAATCTACCCGACTCATCCCGCCAAGTTCATCCATAAGTAAGGGTAAGGGATATATTATGAGCAGCATCGCTCGCCAATTAGAGATCAAACGTGGTTTCCAAATTTCAGATACACTTCGATCACGATATTTGGGGGATCCGAATCGTATACTAGTTAGAATACGACATAAAATTCAAAACAGATATTACTTATCGATTAATGCTAAGAAGGATCCCGGAGAGCCATTTTTCAATAGAAAGCAACGCTATGGCTTTGATTACTATTCAGGCTCCCTTTTAGCCAAAGATGTTGGTAGAATGGAGAAGCTCGTAATTGGGGATTATAATCTCCAGTTTGGACAAGGATTAACGCTTTGGTCGGGGGGACAGTTTACACGTGGAAATGCGGTGCTGCAAACAACCAGTTTAGGGGCAGGTATTCGTCAGCATACCGGAATGCGTGAGTCGGGATATTTTAGAGGAATTGCGTTAACGACAAAATTTCGACGCACAAAGTTAACTCCCTTTGTGTCTTACAATGCATTGACAGGTAATCTGGCATCGAGGGAAGGAGCAACGGTGATTACAGGTTTCAATGCATCCGGACTTCATCGAACTGCCTACGAACTGCGGAATAGGAGGGCTGTAAAGCAAAGGGTCTATGGCTTGAATGCAGAATATGATAAATCTCGCCTCAAGATGGGGATCACTTATCTAGGAACTGACTTTAAACATGATGTTTCGCCGTCTCAGCAAGCATATAATGAATATCGCTTTAAAGGTAGACACTTACGACAGTTAGGAATTTATGGACAATACACATCCCTCAATACCTTTTTCTATGGGGAAACAGCACACAGTATAAATACAGGCTGGGCGCATATGATGGGGTCTGTCGTATCCTTGGGGAAAAAGTTTTCAGTTGGAATAAATTATAGAAACTATCAGTCGAATTATCATCAATTCTACGCTGAAGGATATGGGAGATTATCAACACTCGGCAATGAAAGGGGGGTATATTTCGCATTGAGATACCATCCATCAAGAAGCTGGGATCTATCTACTGCTATCGATTTCCACAAATTTCCTGATTTACGCTATCGAGCAAGGCTACCCAGTCAAGGAAGCTTATTCTATAGCCAAATACAAAGAATTTGGTATAAACGTGGTGCTATTGCTCTCCGATATCAGCATCGTGAATACGAGGAGAATTACCTTGCTAAATTTAAGGTTTATGATGAATTAGCAAAGGTGAAGAAGGATCAAATACGAATAAATTTTCATTATAAAATTTCGACTAATTGGGAGATTGCAAATCGCGTTGAATTCACCCATTTTTCAAAATCAATGGAGCACAAGCAAAATGGTGTGCTTGCATATCAGGATTTTCAATGGCAAGATGTTGAAAAGCGGTGGAAAGCAAGTGTGCGCATGATCTATTTTGATATAGATAGTTACAATGCTAGAATATACAGTTTCGAACGCGATATGCTTTACTCTCTATCCTTTCCATTCTATTACCATAGAGGGGCTCGTCTTTATATCAATCAACGTGTCAAACTAAATAAAAAATGGGCAATCTGGGCGAAGGTAGGCTGGACAAGATATTTCGATCAGGATTCGTATGGTTCGGCCTTGATTTAG
- a CDS encoding NAD-dependent epimerase/dehydratase family protein, translating into MKIKVLITGATGMVGEGVLQECLQNDQVEKILLINRKSSGYQDSKIEEVLIDDFFDLTAIQNIVKGYDACFFCLGISSIGMNEADYTRTTYDLTLHFAEMLANVNPQMTFCYVSGAGTDSTEKKKTMWARVKGKTENDLLKLPLQVYNFRPAFMKPFKNAKHVKPSLKPLIGFMSLFRPLNPSYFLTLEEVGDAMINVSLHGYSKDILETKDISFMSSTR; encoded by the coding sequence ATGAAAATAAAAGTTTTGATAACTGGAGCAACAGGAATGGTTGGAGAAGGTGTATTGCAGGAATGCTTACAGAATGATCAGGTGGAAAAAATCTTGTTGATAAACAGAAAATCTTCTGGTTATCAAGACAGCAAAATCGAGGAAGTATTAATTGATGATTTTTTCGACTTAACTGCTATTCAAAATATCGTAAAAGGGTACGATGCCTGCTTTTTCTGCCTCGGCATCTCTTCAATTGGTATGAACGAAGCAGACTATACACGTACAACCTATGATTTGACCCTACATTTCGCTGAGATGCTTGCAAATGTTAATCCACAAATGACGTTTTGCTATGTTTCTGGTGCTGGAACCGACTCTACAGAAAAGAAAAAAACAATGTGGGCAAGAGTAAAAGGAAAGACAGAAAATGATCTTTTAAAATTACCGCTTCAAGTTTATAACTTTCGTCCAGCATTTATGAAGCCTTTCAAAAATGCCAAACATGTAAAACCATCTTTGAAGCCACTTATTGGATTTATGTCTCTTTTTCGTCCGCTTAATCCGAGTTATTTCTTGACTTTAGAAGAAGTTGGTGACGCCATGATCAATGTAAGTTTGCATGGTTACTCTAAAGATATATTAGAGACAAAAGATATCTCATTCATGTCCAGTACAAGATAA